Part of the Gemmatimonadota bacterium genome is shown below.
AGCGAACATCCTCGACACAATCGGAGAGCGATCTCAGCGGAAGAAGCCTATGTGCAGGTCGGCGGGCCGCCGATCTCCGATGCCCGTGATCGAGACGGGAATGGAGGGATCTTCTACAACTACACGCGCCAGAAGGGGCTTTGGCCGAGAGAGGTGTCCGGGTGGGACCCGCACACGGAGACTGAGAAATTCTACCCGTTCATGGCTGTAAGGAACGTGACGGGTGACTATCCACCGACGATGCTCATTCACGGGACCGACGACACTGATGTGCCGTACGAACAATCGCTGATGATGGCCTCGGAGCTTGAAGAGCACGGTGTGTCCTACGAACTCGTCACGATTCAGGAAGCCGAGCACGGATTGGCAGGTGCGGACCCAGAACGCGTGGCCAGGACCTACGACCAGGCGTTGGCCTGGGTGAACCGATACATGCGCTAAGCAGACCGAGTGCCGAACTGATGGACCCCGTCACCCGCCTGAACGCAGCCCTAGAGGGCCGCTACCGCATCGAGCGTGAACTCGGTGAAGGTGGCATGACGACGGTCTACTTGGCCGGATGACCACCGAGGCGGCCCTTCGCGAGCACCTTGTGAAGCTCCTCACGAGCGCATGGGCGCACGTCACGGCGGAAGACGGCATTGCCGGTGTGCCCCCCGATCAGCGTGGCGCCCGCCCACCAGACCACCCGCACACCATCTGGCAGCTTCTGGAGCACCTTCGGATCTGTCAGGACGACCTGGTGGGGTACAGCCGAGATCCGAACCATGTCTCGCGGGACTTCCCGGAGGGATACTGGCCCGAGTCGGACGTGCCCGAGGATGAGGAAGCGTGGGAGGCGAGCGTGGTGGCCTTCATGAATGGTCTCCAGGAGATGGTCGCGCTCGTGTCCGATCCCTCGAGGGACCTCTTCGAGCCACTTGCGTGGAGCGACGAAGGCCACACGTTGCTCCGCGAGGCGTTGATCCTGGCGGACCACAACGCATACCACCTTGGACAGATCGTGCAGTTGAAGAAGGCGCTGGGGGTCGGCCAGAGCAATCCCTGGGAGATGCCCTGAGGCGTTCTCCGCGTCACCGACGTTGAGCGCCAGCCCTTCCGCTCGATGGGCTTCGTGAGCGTGATCATCGTGAGCGTGCTGTTCGCGCTGGGGCTGCCGTTGGTGGTGCTTGGAACAGAGGTCGAAACTAGGAAGCCTGTGCGGGACCCTCTAGCCGTTAATACGACGACGATAACGCAGGCAATGCGAAGTGAGTTGTCCCCGTTCGGTCGGGGCGTCAACCTCGTCGGGCGCTAACCGGAGCCCGCACCCCTGGACCGAGAAAGTGATCGGGAAGCTCGTCCACACAGGAACCGGTTCCCCACGGAGCATCACGGGGCTGAAGCGGAACACCTCCGCGAGCCTCATCGCCGCCTCGTCGAGCGGCGCGTGGCCGGACGACTGATAGACGCCCCAGACCACGACATCACCCTCGGTGTCGATGAAGAAGTGGACGAATACCGTGCCCTCGATCTCGGCGTCGCGAAGGAGCGGCGGATAGGCGGCCCCCATCGCCGTGACCACTTCTTGTCGGTAACCACCAAGGGCCCGAAGGAGAAACTACTCATGAGATTAACCCGAACCCTCATCGGCATCGCGGTGGCGGCGTGCTTGTTCGGGCAAAGCGCGGACGGTCAAGTCTTCGCGGCCGATGAAACCGCCCTGGCCGGTATTTCGGCAGTGGACCCAAAGCTCCTAGTGACTTGGGATGCACAGATTACCGCTAATGGTGGCAGGGAGTCGCAGTACACGATGAACGTCATGGATGCGTTCGAGTTGGGATTGCTGCGTGCCGGCGTGACAGTGAGCGGGGACGGCAGATTCCTTCGGTGCTCCGTTCAACTTCAGTACCGGGAAATAAGCACGTCGAGTAGCATAGTCGCATACAGTGTTAGCACCAACTTGCACGAGCTTATCGGAGCACCGGAGCAGATGCAGTGGGCCATCACATGGGATGTTAATGCGCTGGGAACTGTCGGTATCGACGAACTCGACGGCGCAAGCGTCGGACGGTGGTGCGCGGAGACGTTCGAGCTTGACTGGCGGCGGGCGAACCAGGGCGGAAGGGGACTCGCCGTGGAGCCAGTCCAGTAGGAGCGCCCGCACCGATCTCGGGACCGACCCTCGGGTCATGGGCACTAGTCAACAACGCTGCCAACTACCTGACATCGAGCGAGGCGACGGCATCTACCGCTTCGATGCTCGTCGCGTCTGGGCGGCGGAATATTGTGCAGCGTGATACGCCTTTATGTCCGACACTGAAACGCGTGGCTCCCACGGCTTCCTGCACAGATTGCGGGTCACGATATCTCCCCACATTTCTAAGGTCGCCTCCCACTCGTCATCAAGTGCCGGTTTCTGTTCGCGTCGTATCTCGCCCACCGTCACCTCTCCCGTTGTCGGGCTCCAGAGCACGAGCGCGTCGGGTAGCTCGGCTAGGGTCATCGGCGCTGCGTCTCTGCGGTTCATACCGTGGGCCCTCGCGGTGACGGGATTCGTGCCTTGGGCGAGTCCTAACCGCCACCAAAGATACGGCCGCGCGCAAGGATGTGCAGCTTGTACGCTAAACCGTACAATGTTGTACGCAATACCGTACAATCCGCGCAGGGAGAGCGTCGGGTCAAATGGGCAGGGCGCCGGAGCCGCCGAGTTGGGTCCGAGGTCGCCCGCCACTACTGAAGGCGTCCCGGGGAGACCGTTAGATTAGGGTCATGGACTTGACGTCTGAGGAGCAACCTGTCGTCCGTCGTGCCGTGGCCGCGTACAACGCGAAGAAAGGGTACGAGGGTCCATTCAAAGGGACGACTGCTGACGAGGTTCTCGAAGAATTGAAGCCGTCTCCCGTGCGTTGGACTGA
Proteins encoded:
- a CDS encoding energy transducer TonB, producing the protein MVTAMGAAYPPLLRDAEIEGTVFVHFFIDTEGDVVVWGVYQSSGHAPLDEAAMRLAEVFRFSPVMLRGEPVPVWTSFPITFSVQGCGLRLAPDEVDAPTERGQLTSHCLRYRRRING
- a CDS encoding DinB family protein; this encodes MTTEAALREHLVKLLTSAWAHVTAEDGIAGVPPDQRGARPPDHPHTIWQLLEHLRICQDDLVGYSRDPNHVSRDFPEGYWPESDVPEDEEAWEASVVAFMNGLQEMVALVSDPSRDLFEPLAWSDEGHTLLREALILADHNAYHLGQIVQLKKALGVGQSNPWEMP